From a single Lacerta agilis isolate rLacAgi1 chromosome 3, rLacAgi1.pri, whole genome shotgun sequence genomic region:
- the EXO1 gene encoding exonuclease 1: MGIQGLLQFIKEAAESAHVKKYKGQVVAVDTYCWLHKGAYACAEKLAKGEPTDQYVAYCMKLADMLLSFGVKPILVFDGCTLPSKKQVEKSRREKRQANLLKGKQLLREGKLSEARECFARSINVTHAMACEVIKAARARGIDCIVAPYEADAQLAYLNKTGLVEAIITEDSDLLAFGCKKVFLKIDKCGNGLEIDQTRLGMCKQLGDVFTEEKFRYMCILSGCDYLPSLHGIGLGKACRLIKIANNPDIIKVIGKMGQYLKMNILVPEEYIQGFTRANNTFLYQLVFDPVRRQLVPLNAYEDGVDPETLLYAGKHIGDSAAFQIALGNKDINTMEQIDDYDPDAPQSVQPRSRGWDDKYAKDQPPNLKSIWSRDYKPGSTAKITTNSASVLEKPTTRGLERLVNMKGLKLPSKALLAKRPRHEDLSEGDLLSQYFSNTKKPKVESSEDGEHPGFVGAVSVIAASEDPCRDKESPNSHPRLRNKFAFTLRKKNEESDAVVVVPGTRSRFFCKVMDQPDNISKGEIHESPQDSEVDSQVVEAGNTVTEDLAASSSESGKTRTALLSPRTTQTSCFNWTRSFADRPGTPSPLQSIALLQQFRRRTPSKVTPQSCEVSGSQTLNTTASKELDEESSPLKEPQHSSEQELGRVSQNSLGTSEYSRMTKKNAPSGREPDCSPEPECNLNSRIFQFCDSLCTENKDMEFNSKVPGLLKASSAKSHAVTEHKRLLPAKVSGLSKKTASAKKKKHHNAENNAGLQVTINELWRTFQFKRDSERLPSCRKPEPLSPIKDNKDNIQLTPETDDDTLNKLEFSHVQRKIFK, from the exons ATGGGGATCCAAGGTTTGCTCCAATTTATTAAAGAGGCTGCTGAATCTGCTCATGTAAAGAAATACAAAGGACAAGTAGTTGCTGTGGATACTTACTGCTGGCTCCACAAAGGAGCCTATgcatgtgctgaaaaactagccAAAGGAGAACCCACAGATCA ATATGTAGCTTATTGCATGAAGCTTGCTGATATGCTTCTGTCATTTGGGGTCAAACCCATTCTAGTATTTGATGGCTGTACCCTGCCTTCCAAAAAGCAAGTTGAAAAGTCACGACGAGA AAAACGGCAAGCAAACCTCCTGAAAGGGAAACAGCTGCTCCGTGAAGGGAAATTATCAGAAGCCAGAGAATGCTTTGCACGTAGCATTAATGTTACGCATGCTATGGCCTGTGAAGTGATTAAA GCTGCCCGAGCCCGGGGAATAGATTGCATTGTTGCTCCATATGAAGCGGATGCTCAGCTCGCCTACCTTAACAAGACTGGCTTAGTCGAAGCTATAATTACAGAGGATTCTGATCTTCTTGCTTTTGGATGTAAAAAG GTATTTCTGAAAATTGACAAGTGTGGAAATGGCTTAGAAATTGACCAGACTCGGCTTGGAATGTGCAAACAACTTGGTGATGTGTTTACAGAAGAGAAATTCCGTTACATGTGTATTCTGTCTGGTTGTGACTACCTTCCATCTCTTCATGGTATTGGATTAGGCAAAGCTTGCAGGCTGATAAAAATAGCCAATAACCCTGATATTATAAAG GTCATTGGGAAAATGGGGCAGTATTTGAAGATGAATATTTTGGTACCAGAAGAATACATACAAGGATTTACTCGTGCTAATAATACTTTCCTCTATCAGTTGGTTTTTGACCCAGTCAGGAGACAGCTTGTTCCTTTGAATGCTTACGAAGATGGTGTTGATCCAGAAACACTGCTTTATGCAGGAAA GCACATCGGTGATAGTGCTGCTTTTCAAATTGCACTTGGAAATAAAGACATCAATACAATGGAGCAAATAGATGACTACGACCCTGATGCTCCACAG TCTGTACAGCCCAGAAGTCGTGGCTGGGACGACAAATATGCCAAAGACCAGCCACCCAATTTAAAGAGCATTTGGAGCAGAGACTACAAACCTGGTTCCACCGCCAAGATTACAACAAATTCAGCATCAGTGTTGGAGAAACCCACAACCAGAGGCCTGGAGCGACTAGTGAACATGAAAGGGCTGAAGCTTCCCAGCAAAGCACTATTGGCAAAAAGACCAAGGCATG aagATCTGTCAGAAGGTGACCTGCTAAGCCAGTATTTTTCAAACACTAAAAAACCTAAGGTGGAAAGCAGTGAAGATGGTGAGCATCCTGGGTTTGTTGGTGCAGTGTCTGTGATTGCTGCTTCAGAGGACCCTTGCAGAGACAAAGAAAGTCCAAACTCTCATCCTAGGCTTAGAAATAAATTTGCCTTCACCTTGCGGAAGAAGAATGAAGAGAGTGAcgcagttgttgttgttcctgggACTAGAAGCAG GTTCTTCTGCAAAGTGATGGATCAGCCTGACAATATATCAAAGGGTGAAATCCATGAGTCACCACAGGACAGCGAAGTGGATTCTCAGGTTGTGGAAGCAGGAAATACAGTAACAGAGGATCTTGCGGCTTCCTCTTCAGAGAGTGGAAAAACTAGAACTGCCTTGCTGTCACCCAGGACAACACAGACAAGCTGTTTCAACTGGACTAGAAGCTTTGCAGATAGACCTGGGACACCCAGTCCATTGCAAAGTATAGCATTGCTACAGCAGTTTCGCCGACGCACACCCAGCAAAGTCACACCCCAGAGTTGTGAGGTATCCGGATCACAAACACTAAACACCACAGCAAGTAAAGAGTTGGATGAAGAGTCTTCCCCTTTAAAAGAACCGCAGCATTCATCAGAGCAGGAGCTTGGCAGAGTGTCACAAAATAGCCTGGGCACTTCAGAATATTCACGGATGACCAAGAAAAATGCTCCTTCTGGCAGA GAACCTGACTGCAGTCCGGAACCAGAATGTAATTTGAATTCCCGAATCTTTCAGTTCTGTGACTCATTGTGTACTGAAAACAAGGATATGGAGTTCAATAGCAAG GTTCCTGGATTACTTAAAGCCAGTTCTGCGAAATCCCACGCTGTGACAGAACACAAGAGATTGCTGCCTGCCAAAGTTAGTGGTCTGAGCAAGAAAACAGCCAgtgcaaagaagaaaaaacatcACAATGCTGAAAATAACGCAGGGTTGCAGGTGACAATTAATGAACTGTGGAGGACCTTCCAGTTTAAAAG